In bacterium, the DNA window CGCGCTGAACATAATCTTCTAAATTAAATTTCATGTTGTCGCGCAAATAGTCAAACCCATATTCGTTATTAGTACCGTACGTAATATCAGCACCATACGCTTTTTTGCGCGCTTCATCGCCAAGATTATTTTGAATAATACCAACTTCTAGACCAAGCTTATTATACAACGGCATCATCCACATCGCATCGCGGCGCACCAAATAGTCGTTCACCGTTACCAAATGAGCACCCTTGCCCGACAAACCGTTAAGATAAAGTGGCAAGGTAGAAACCAAGGTTTTACCTTCCCCGGTTTTCATTTCAGCAATCTTGCCTTCATGCAGCACCATGCCACCAATCAACTGCACGTCAAAATGGCGCATGTTCAACGTACGCTTACCAACTTCACGCACCACCGCAAAAGCTTCAGGCAAAATAGCATCCAAGCTTGACCCTTGGGCAATGCGCTCTCTAAATTCATTTGTCTTGGCAGTCAACTGGTCATCGGTTAATGAGGCTACTGACGCCTCAAGTTGATTAATATAACTCACAATAGGCGCAAAGCGCTTGAGTTCGCGATCGTTTTTTGTTCCAAAAATTTTGGCAAGTATATTCGCAATCATGGGACTTTTCCTAGATTTAAAAAATCAAATACTTATGTCTGAAATTATTTTGATTCAAAAATTATGATTTCTAAGAAAAGATCATTCTCGCAACACTGCCCGCTGCTGGGCTCTGATGGAAAGAACCTGACGAGTTCGGGCATAATCCTTGGTAACCAACAGTGTTTCCGCACAAGCACAATAACAAGCGCATTGAGCAAACAACTGGTTAACATGAGCTCGCGCCACACCCTGCAAACGCTTAACAAACGTCAACATCGATGTATGGCCATTTACGTGCACACGCGCCACACCTCTGACCTGTTTGCTCATGCAAACAGCAACCGGCAAAGAACCCGCCATCAAAAGCATGATGCAAGTTACGTTCACGAGAATAAAATTTTGTCTTTTGTTAACTATCATTGTTTGCCAATTATTTATAAAAACATGAAATTCCTGGCCAGTATAGCAAATAAGAACACGCGAGACAAAAGCTTATAGTCCCGACCCTTCCTGAAGCCCTTTCGGATAACTTATTGTATCAATATCTTTACAAACACACGTTATTGCAATAGCTTAAAATAAAATTACGAAAAAGGGCCTCGTTTACGTTGGGATCATAATGGAAACCAATCTCATAAAAAATAAAAAAAATCAAAATATTCCAACGGACTCAGACAGTCTTCTCAAAGTCGGACTCGTTTTGAGAATTCGCGGAACCATTGTCGATGTTCAATTTAACCAAAAATATGTACCGGACATCCTTTCCAACCTCACAATCATGCTGGACGAAGATAGCAATCTACCCAATAACATGATTAATCTTGAAGTTGCTCAACATTTGGGCGATGGCATTGTTCGATGCATAGCACTGGAACCAATCGAAGGAATTACGCGCGGTCTGCCCGTCCTCAACACCGGCGGCCCAATCATGGTACCTGTTGGCAAAGAAGTACTGGGACGCATTTTTGACGTCATGGGCAGACCAATTGACGGCAATCCAACCCCTATTAAAGCACAAAAATGGCCTATCTACCGTAATGCACCAAGTTTAATTGAACAAAAAACTTCTATTGATATTCTAGAAACCGGCATTAAAGCCATCGACTTACTCTGTCCCTACATCAAAGGCTCAAAAATCGGCCTCTTTGGCGGCGCAGGCGTTGGTAAAACAATTATTGTACAAGAACTTATCAGAAACGTTGCTATCGAACACGGCGGCTATTCAGTTTTTGTGGGCATTGGCGAACGAACACGGGAAGGCAACGAACTCTGGCTTGAAATGAAATCGTCAGGCGTTATTAATAAAACCGCACTGGTTTTTGGACAAATGGGCGAAATGCCCGGCGCACGCTTACGCGTTGGCTTGACCGGTCTGACCATGGCTGAATATTTTCGCGATGAAGAAAACAAAGATACCCTGCTTTTTATCGACAACATATTTCGCTACGTTCAAGCGGGCTCAGAAGTTTCTGCTTTGCTCGGACGCATGCCATCTGCCGTTGGTTACCAACCAACCCTTGCCTCAGAAATGGGAATGCTCCAAGAAAGAATTACCAGTACTCAAAATGGCTCAATTACCTCTATTCAAGCCGTATACGTACCTGCGGACGACTACACCGATCCAGCACCAGCAACAACCTTTCAACACTTGGATGCCAGTACCGTACTGTCGCGTAAAATTGCACAAGCGGGGCTGTTTCCTGCAATCGACCCTCTAGAATCAAGCTCTAGCGGCTTGAAAGCAAACGTGGTTGGCAAAGAGCACTATAACGTCGCGAGCAGCGTTCAGCAAATTTTGCAAAAGTATAAAGAACTGCAAGACATCATTGCCATTTTGGGCATGGATGAACTTTCTGAAGATGATAAAACTATTGTTTATCGCGCCAAGAAAATTCAAAAATTTTTAACTCAGCCACTTTTTGTTGCCGAGCAATTTACCGGCCTTGCCGGACGCTTTGTGAAAGTTGAACAAACGGTTGAAGATTTTGGACATATCATTGCTGGAGAATGCGACAATCTCCCGGAACAAGCCTTCTACATGGTTGGCACCTTGGCAGAAGCACACGAAAAAGCAAAGCTACATTTGTAAGGAACGGCAATGTCAACATTTCTGGAATTGGAAATTATTGGACCAAGCTCCGCAAAAAAGGTATCAATCAAGTGGGTAGAAGTCGAAAGTCCAACCGGTAGTTTTTTGGTTGGGCCTGGGCACATTTCACTCGTTTCCACTATTAAAAAAAAGAGCTTACTTGTGTACCAACTCAAGGAAGCCGAGATCGTAACACTTGAAGTTGATGGCGGTATCTTTACCGTTGCTGACAACAAGGCAATTGCCATCCTCGACTAATCAATTAAAAAATTCTTTTTGAATTTAAAAAAGCACCTCGCTTGACTATAAATTTCAATCTGCTAAAATGATTTTTTGGCTAGCAAAGGTCATTTTTCTAAATTATAACCGAACTAAAAAACAATAGGTTCTTTCGTTATTCACTACTCAACCTTACTGAACGTTTTTATTTTACTTTTTTATGAAAAACCAGTAAAACTAATGCTTTGAACGAATTAACCGCAGAGAGGACATAATAAAGCCATGTTTCACAAGCTAATTAGAACATTTTGGGGCGACCTAAAAGGACAAGAACTTACCAAGTTTCTTCTTCTCTCGTTGGGTTTCTTTTTCTTAATAGGCTCATACTGGCCACTGAAAACGCTTAAAGATAGCATCTTTATTAACATCGTTGGACCAGAATATATTCCCATGGCAAAAATTTTATCACTGACCATTTTCTTTCCACTGGTAATGATTTATTCAAAATTGGTAGACGTTTTTGTTAAAGAAAAAATGGTATATTTGTTCGTCGGTTTTTACGGCATCACCGGCCTTATGTTTGTGTATTTCTTTTTACATCCAACAATCGGCTTGCAAAACAGCATTCAAAGCTCATCTCGCTTAATTGGTTGGCTGTTTTTTCTGTACGTTGACAGTTACGTTTCGTTGATGATTTCATTGTTCTGGTCATTTACACACGATATCACCACGCCAGAATCGGCAAAAAAAGGCTATGGTCTCATTATTTTTGGCACCCAGCTTGGTGGTTTTTTATTGACACTTCTTGGCAATAGGTTGTCAGCCAATCCAGAACTTTACGCTTCTCGCGCTCCGCTCATAGCTTTTATCTCAATTTGTTTATTTTCTTGCATCGCTCTCGTAACATTTTTATTGCATAAAATTGTCGCTAAAGAAATATTGGAAGGCTACGAAGACAATGTTACCGGACCCGCCGTTGAAGAACCAACTTCAGTTGGCTTTTTGGACGGATTAAAACTCTTGGTAACTCATCCCTACGTTGCCGGCATCTTTTTTATCATTTTCTTCCACGAATTCGTCGCCACTATCATGCATTTTCAGTTGATGCTTCAAGCAAAACAAACCTACGTTGCAGCAGGCTTAGTTAATAAATTTCTTTTTGATTACGCATT includes these proteins:
- the atpD gene encoding F0F1 ATP synthase subunit beta is translated as METNLIKNKKNQNIPTDSDSLLKVGLVLRIRGTIVDVQFNQKYVPDILSNLTIMLDEDSNLPNNMINLEVAQHLGDGIVRCIALEPIEGITRGLPVLNTGGPIMVPVGKEVLGRIFDVMGRPIDGNPTPIKAQKWPIYRNAPSLIEQKTSIDILETGIKAIDLLCPYIKGSKIGLFGGAGVGKTIIVQELIRNVAIEHGGYSVFVGIGERTREGNELWLEMKSSGVINKTALVFGQMGEMPGARLRVGLTGLTMAEYFRDEENKDTLLFIDNIFRYVQAGSEVSALLGRMPSAVGYQPTLASEMGMLQERITSTQNGSITSIQAVYVPADDYTDPAPATTFQHLDASTVLSRKIAQAGLFPAIDPLESSSSGLKANVVGKEHYNVASSVQQILQKYKELQDIIAILGMDELSEDDKTIVYRAKKIQKFLTQPLFVAEQFTGLAGRFVKVEQTVEDFGHIIAGECDNLPEQAFYMVGTLAEAHEKAKLHL